The following proteins are encoded in a genomic region of Blastopirellula marina:
- a CDS encoding transposase, whose translation MEDVRLISSDKCRGLVNAPGAFLPEAACLRCLLHFYRKELIDVLCGKSRDVRQ comes from the coding sequence ATGGAAGATGTGCGACTAATCAGCAGTGACAAGTGCCGCGGGCTGGTTAACGCACCGGGTGCGTTCCTTCCTGAAGCGGCTTGCCTGCGATGTCTCTTGCACTTCTATCGCAAGGAACTGATAGATGTTCTCTGTGGTAAGTCGAGAGATGTTCGGCAATGA
- a CDS encoding PEP-CTERM sorting domain-containing protein, with amino-acid sequence MIRTCIALIFLSVVFGFSDPVKAKLISYDLAWSGESFGNTAKATGYLTIDTDLIPNPGLYSNQHVVPDFIKDFGMTVTGATVGNGSFTFGDFRGFYWDTNGATLDLTKDLIGQPTSDAPWGTATNGVAGDFNMFPRDPNAPYGDLQFQILPAQDYNFENLMMLTKFTPSPVPEPGSLALFGLGAIGIGMVARYRKKTASSQT; translated from the coding sequence GTGATTCGAACCTGCATCGCCCTAATATTTTTGTCCGTTGTGTTTGGCTTTTCCGACCCAGTAAAGGCCAAGTTGATTTCCTATGACCTTGCGTGGAGCGGCGAGAGTTTTGGGAATACCGCGAAGGCAACAGGTTATCTGACCATTGATACCGACCTGATTCCCAATCCAGGTTTGTATAGTAATCAGCATGTCGTGCCGGACTTCATTAAGGATTTCGGCATGACGGTTACTGGAGCAACCGTGGGAAATGGAAGCTTTACATTTGGCGACTTCCGTGGTTTCTACTGGGACACTAATGGGGCAACGCTTGATTTAACGAAAGATTTAATTGGACAACCGACCTCGGACGCCCCGTGGGGCACGGCAACGAATGGAGTTGCTGGTGATTTCAATATGTTCCCACGTGATCCAAATGCTCCTTACGGAGATCTTCAATTCCAGATTCTTCCGGCTCAGGACTACAATTTCGAAAACCTGATGATGCTGACTAAGTTCACTCCCAGCCCCGTGCCGGAACCAGGATCGCTTGCATTGTTTGGGTTAGGGGCAATCGGCATTGGAATGGTCGCTCGGTACCGCAAGAAGACTGCGTCATCCCAGACATAA